From a region of the Pogona vitticeps strain Pit_001003342236 chromosome 7, PviZW2.1, whole genome shotgun sequence genome:
- the ANKRD26 gene encoding ankyrin repeat domain-containing protein 26 isoform X5: MERMKKMRKMLGLGRKKKARQEEEGAPPPPEPQSRSGAATAGAYRVRSRELGPLHRAAAEGDLGRLRQLLTQKQDPDQRDRGGRTPLHLACANGCTEIVALLVDHKCQLNIYDGDKRSPLMKAVQCQQELCAIYLLEHGADPNFVDVYSNTALHFAALNSSISIAKHLLDHNANIEAQNTDGSTPLIVAVVENNREMVEFLLKKGASVHATDNAGRTPLLIATSNKKRDLTHVLLSYGSDVSHKDDSGWSAQDYAMLSDDPILLQYIAEYSKQKNGSGKSDDQKVFSVLKVPDRTGDVAITLGAPATNIEVLEDHSSGDSVRDSGKTDDTWPSSEEEELDFSVKKPQKPSLARLMSVSQQFKTNVDEKSSLFRSELVVDSQRNSSISDAGGVNESFSRPLFHVQSFPQPAHSSPGSFSTQCQMASRLSPKQEGSFEEEEDEEEEEEEEEDGKNPSFMAKNLNCHAISFNQISPQDDSVQKAPLRLGADEEEDEEKAPESPWDSEGVSESPRKPAVDSSPASPAKIKTLMPAVAEEPCDRSSANAKPEMAKMNLEHEAASSPLSQQDQTRGKQKSDLMEELGLDDADDIEDASDWDSASVSQSLPCVNTFNIFSWGECSTPAQLPMSNASPRASIPARVDDTPVTETREAAKGPSCSEQNAEELEHGDAKGKSIITAPSSREKLPPGKQNEEHLCLYNGKKTGTEIDKAEDEGRPVDATFWEERYEKLWVAKEKREVKSNFKSITAELKLKFGEIDINQTKSRSSTEGPSHDVFSSRVEGVEESLPSHPSEATIRIWRKGETGPLKPVVAGKDPDAENSVLCPQDSKLLCPPGENQSVEANQERSDDLSPEGKGFTWPGTDKGGDHSQKCPGDLPVAADQERVADTIFRTFLKQRKTQSTSHQETLPDFNAGVHTGQCLDPELGNRGEPPDKDPRKEWDEALERDVARFKNEVGMLRRAFLALEKEKARLQKEVEEEKRKQELAETKKAENTEKVAANDEEKTEQRPSADENHPLATRDERKSAVGEDQGTDVISSSDGEELVPVPHKGNNPTAHAKGQRKREKKRRISKPKLGQQTVDERNQPQDESSLSEASLEDEKQPEKMVNRRNKICKAMDITNNCEDLTPSSDTATEDIESPTSVYGEAMMLIEQLTLDSKADAVSLFKIQNIFHGYERVIEREKGRSTQLLGKVKKLENEKKDQQRILDEVREAKCMLDHQTVEQESDISSLKFSLKQEEEKRTSVEMQYEKTQEQLRKKEEQCCKQVEEKQQLEIMLRGLEVELRTLKNRLAQVEEERDETQRQLSQEQKARALQEGVLNTHLWRQKEWEEESKKAAAKHYEMSDHHDQEEELMQQNQAFQEELAVLRAELDHLRIHHEEKDSRYLEENEALKEKIEDLKKELKLNEEALTQTIFQYNGQINVSKTEAAVLASKLEHTKENKERLELELDSFRARMSAAIQELEQSQASRKDLELTLRREREEWLRSKDQLSREVGALQEANGSLSQQLGRAESKINSLENELQLATHGLREKSLLFEGIRRDLDQAQGRAKELEHALDAEKEQRNKQVIKQDSLQERLAQLQSENLLLRQQLEDVQNKGVLKEKVVTDVQEKFSDIFGKLQADTEKQLRMVEERNQELVAKCHDFREQVLKYEAEKVDREGTVRQLQQELADSLKKQSMSEASLEVSTRYRSDLEEDKQQLQKEIDRIKSKLQESEEQYLQSERRIHDLRNVLDSKEREASVTSQKLHDLLAASSGANNAIKQLEGHIQRLEVENARLEATTTQQSHRIEILQKDLQDSLSVHSRLEELITGLQTAKINLEEELHQQAQKQTTLSAMAQDTHSLWEEELKSRSKLGIRLSELDREKAELMAQCENERKKVKKLAELKRLVELRLDQEMKRNHELQKEYNGIKKLAKVTKRKLKEYESSESSWRDMKTKYSETEVEIGKLRKKLEAESMRCARLELANDELRRELSSMKTLRRNYEELQKSKQRLEEEMAGLQTPGPGRPFDLSQVEQYKRDVEERAKQEVIQKLEEVNLFLQTQAASQDTLEQIRATNQASLRNQLEKRIQDLESELSKLKRCEQEGRLQKELAQSELERCKSLYSEELKTRKTLGRKLDRAQEKLAEANAKLFHERHRSKSLLASSFLSGSLSAGPMRETVPLGNLGGGSLAFGRPLSLGSGFVGPSGSPLASKSRVEAYLAKMQMELETTINKELDQAKAELDAASARVSPIGSLDGSSKNLNPEPDQVAKAAQEYLDVLKKNYMI; the protein is encoded by the exons atggagaggatgaagaagatgagGAAGATGCTGGGcctggggaggaagaagaaggcgcgccaggaggaggagggagccccCCCGCCGCCGGAGCCCCAGTCCCGGAGCGGGGCCGCCACCGCCGGGGCCTACCGGGTGCGGAGCCGGGAGCTGGGCCCGCTGCATCGGGCGGCGGCCGAAGGGGACTTGGGCCGGCTCCGGCAGCTCCTGACCCAGAAGCAGGACCCGGACCAGCGGGACCGAGGCGGCCG AACTCCTTTGCATCTGGCCTGCGCAAATGGCTGCACTGAGATTGTGGCTCTCTTAGTCGACCACAAATGCCAGCTAAATATCTACGACGGTGACAAGAGGTCTCCGCTAATGAAG GCTGTACAGTGTCAGCAAGAATTGTGCGCCATTTACCTGCTTGAGCACGGAGCAGATCCTAATTTTGTTGACGTCTACAGTAATACTGCCCTCCACTTTGCTGCCTTGAATTCCAGCATATCGATAGCCAAACATCTGCTCGATCATAACGCCAACATTGAAGCACAGAATACG GATGGGAGCACACCCCTGATTGTTGCGGTAGTTGAAAATAACCGAGAAATGGTAGAGTTTCTTCTCAAAAAAGGAGCTTCGgtgcatgcaactgataatgcaGGAAG aaCTCCTCTCCTGATCGCTACCTCCAATAAGAAGCGCGATTTGACCCATGTTCTCTTGTCTTATGGTTCGGACGTATCCCACAAAGACGACAGCGGATGGTCAGCCCAGGACTACGCGATGCTTAGCGATGATCCTAT CCTTCTTCAATATATCGCTGAATATTCCAAGCAGAAAAATGGATCAGGGAAGTCTGATGACCAGAAGGTCTTCTCGGTATTGAAAGTTCCAGACAGAACTGGAGATGTCGCTATTACCTTAGGCGCACCTGCGACAAATATAGAAG TCCTTGAGGATCATTCTTCTGGAGATTCAGTAAG AGATTCTGGGAAAACGGACGATACCTGGCCGTCTTCAGAAGAGGAAGAACTTGATTTCAGTGTTAAG AAACCGCAGAAGCCCAGTTTGGCTCGGCTAATGAGCGTCTCTCAGCAATTCAAGACAAATG tAGACGAGAAAAGTAGCCTTTTCCGATCAGAACTTGTAGTGGACTCACAACGGAATAGCTCAATTTCGGACGCCGGAGGTGTCAATGAATCCTTTTCTAGGCCCCTGTTCCACGTCCAGTCCTTCCCTCAACCTGCCCATTCCTCGCCTGGTTCCTTTTCTACACAGTGCCAGATGGCGTCTCGCTTAAGCCCTAAGCAG GAAGGCTCTTTCGAAGAGGaagaggacgaagaggaggaggaggaggaggaagaagatggaaAAAATCCAAGTTTCATGGCTAAAAACCTGAACTGCCATGCAATCTCCTTCAACCAGATTTCCCCGCAAGACGACAGTGTTCAAAAGG CTCCGTTGAGATTAGGAGCGGAtgaagaggaggacgaggagaAGGCCCCAGAATCTCCCTGGGATTCGGAG GGTGTATCTGAAAGTCCCAGAAAGCCGGCAGTGGATTCCTCACCCGCCTCTCCTGCCAAAATCAAGACCCTGATGCCTGCCGTTGCAGAAGAGCCGTGTGATC GGAGCTCGGCCAATGCGAAG CCAGAAATGGCTAAAATGAATTTGGAACACGAGGCTGCTTCCTCTCCTCTTTCGCAGCAAGACCAGACCAGAGGAAAGCAGAAATCAG ACTTAATGGAAGAACTCGGCTTAGATGACGCAGATGACATTGAAG ATGCATCAGACTGGGATTCTGCCAGCGTTTCTCAGAGTCTCCCCTGCGTCAACACCTTTAACATCTTCTCCTGGGGAGAGTGTAGCACTCCTGCACAATTACCAATGAGTAACGCCAGCCCGAGAGCCTCCATTCCTGCGAGAGTGGACGACACCCCTGTTACAGAGACCAGAGAGGCTGCAAAAG GTCCGTCGTGTAGCGAACAGAATGCGGAAGAATTGGAACATGGTGACGCCAAG GGTAAAAGTATAATAACTGCACCCAGCTCTCGAGAAAAACTGCCACCTGGAAAACAGAATGAAGAACATTTATGTCTTTACAATGGAAAGAAAACTGGAACAGAAATCGACAAAGCGGAGGATGAAGGCCGGCCCGTTGATGCGACCTTTTGGGAAGAAAGATATGAAAAACTCTGGGTTgcgaaggaaaaaagagaagtcaAGTCAAATTTTAAGAGCATCACAGCGGAACTGAAGCTGAAGTTTGGTGAAATTGACATCAACCAGACAAAAAGTAGGAGTTCCACGGAAGGGCCATCCCACGATGTTTTCAGCAGCAGGGTTGAAGGAGTAGAAGAATCCCTGCCATCTCATCCATCTGAAGCCACCATTCGCATTTGGAGAAAGGGTGAAACGGGCCCATTAAAGCCCGTTGTTGCAGGAAAGGATCCGGATGCTGAGAACTCTGTATTATGTCCTCAGGATTCGAAGCTTCTTTGTCCACCAGGCGAGAATCAAAGTGTTGAAGCAAATCAGGAAAGAAGCGATGACCTTTCGCCTGAGGGCAAGGGGTTTACCTGGCCAGGAACAGACAAGGGTGGAGATCATTCGCAAAAGTGTCCTGGTGATTTGCCAGTAGCCGCCGATCAAGAGAGGGTTGCGGACACCATTTTTAGGACGTTTCTGAAACAACGAAAAACCCAAAGCACAAGCCATCAAGAAACCCTCCCGGATTTTAATGCTGGTGTCCACACGGGTCAGTGTTTAGATCCTGAGCTTGGAAATCGAGGGGAACCTCCTGATAAGGACCCCCGAAAAGAGTGGGACGAGGCGTTAGAACGTGATGTTGCGAGATTTAAGAATGAGGTAGGAATGTTACGGAGAGCGTTCCTGGCTTTGGAGAAGGAAAAGGCCCGGCTCCAGAAAGAG gtggaagaggaaaaaaggaagcaagagTTGGCAGAAACTAAGAAAGCTGAAAACACCGAAAAAGTGGCTGCAAATGATGAAGAGAAAACGGAACAAAGGCCCTCAGCAGATGAAAACCACCCTCTTGCAacaagagatgaaaggaaaagtGCCGTGGGAGAAGACCAAGGAACAGATGTCATTTCTTCATCAGATGGAGAGGAACTGGTCCCAGTCCCTCATAAGGG gAATAATCCAACTGCCCACGCAAAGGgtcagaggaaaagggaaaagaaaagacgaaTTTCAAAGCCGAAACTCGGTCAGCAAACTGTCGATGAGCGAAATCAGCCCCAGGATGAGAGCAGTTTGAGTGAAGCGTCTCTGGAGGACGAAAA ACAGCCAGAAAAAATGGTGAACAGAAGAAACAAG ATCTGCAAAGCGATGGATATTACTAACAATTGTGAAGATTTAACGCCCTCTTCTGACACAGCTACTGAGGACATTGAGTCGCCTACCTCTGTCTACGGAGAAGCTATGATGCTGATCGAACAACTTACTCTGGACAGTAAAG CAGATGCGGTGAGTCTCtttaaaattcagaatatatTCCATGGATATGAACGGGTAATTGAGCGTGAAAAGGGCCGTTCCACCCAGCTCCTAGGAAAAGTGAAAAAACTTGAGAACGAGAAAAAAGACCAACAGCGAATTCTTGACGAAGTGAGAGAGGCGAAATGCATGCTGGATCATCAAACAGTGGAACAGGAAAGCGATATCAGCAGTCTGAA ATTCTCTctgaaacaagaagaagaaaagaggacgAGCGTTGAGATGCAGTATGAGAAAACCCAGGAACAGCTCAGGAAGAAAGAGGAGCAGTGTTGTAAACAggtggaggagaagcagcagcttgagatTATGCTGAGAGGTCTGGAAGTGGAGTTAAGAACACTGAAAAACCGCTTGGCACAG GTTGAAGAAGAACGCGATGAAACGCAGCGACAGCTTTCTCAGGAACAGAAAGCCCGGGCTCTGCAGGAAGGGGTTTTGAACACCCACCTCTGGAGGCAGAAGGAATGGGAGGAAGAATCAAAGAAAGCAGCAGCTAAGCACTACGAG ATGAGCGATCATCACGACCAGGAAGAGGAACTGATGCAGCAAAATCAAGCCTTCCAGGAGGAGCTGGCTGTACTCAGAGCCGAGCTGGACCACCTCAGGATTCACCACGAAGAGAAAGACAGCAGATATTTAGAAGAAAACGAAGCTCTGAAAGAAAAAATAGAAGACTTAAAAAAGGAGCTAAAATTAAACGAAGAGGCTTTGACACAGACCATTTTTCAATACAATGGGCAAATCAATGTTTCTAAAACAGAGGCCGCCGTGCTGGCCTCCAAACTGGAGCACACGAAGGAAAACAAAGAGCGACTCGAACTTGAACTCGACTCCTTCCGCGCCCGCATGAGTGCTGCCATTCAGGAGCTTGAGCAGAGCCAGGCGTCCAGGAAAGATCTGGAGCTCACGCTGCGGCGCGAACGCGAGGAATGGCTCCGTTCAAAAGACCAGCTGAGCCGCGAGGTCGGCGCCCTGCAAGAAGCCAACGGCAGCCTCTCTCAGCAGCTGGGAAGAGCCGAGAGCAAAATCAACAGCCTGGAGAACGAACTCCAGCTTGCGACTCACGGTCTCAGAGAGAAGAGCTTGCTCTTCGAAGGCATTCGGAGAGACCTGGATCAGGCCCAGGGCCGAGCGAAGGAGCTGGAACATGCCTTGGATGCGGAAAAAGAACAGAGGAACAAGCAGGTCATCAAGCAGGATTCGCTGCAGGAGCGGCTGGCCCAACTCCAGAGCGAAAACCTTCTGCTCCGGCAGCAGTTGGAGGACGTCCAGAACAAAGGCGTGCTCAAAGAAAAAGTTGTGACTGACGTCCAGGAGAAATTCAGTGACATATTCGGCAAGCTCCAGGCGGACACCGAGAAGCAGCTCCGGATGGTGGAGGAGCGGAACCAGGAATTGGTGGCCAAGTGCCACGATTTTAGGGAGCAGGTCCTGAAATACGAAGCGGAAAAAGTGGACCGAGAG GGTACGGTCAGGCAGCTGCAACAGGAACTGGCAGACTCTCTGAAAAAGCAGTCCATGTCCGAAGCCTCCCTCGAAGTTTCCACGCGTTACCGGAGTGACCTAGAAGAGGATAAGCAGCAGCTTCAGAAGGAAATTGATCGAATAAAATCCAAG CTGCAGGAGTCAGAAGAACAGTACCTTCAGTCAGAAAGACGAATCCACGACTTAAGGAATGTGTTGGATTCTAAGGAGCGGGAAGCCAGTGTGACGTCTCAGAAACTGCACGACCTTCTAGCTGCATCGTCGGGAGCAAATAACGCCATAAAGCAATTAGAAGGGCATATACAGAG GCTTGAGGTTGAAAATGCAAGACTAGAAGCCACAACCACCCAGCAAAGCCACAGGATCGAGATTCTTCAGAAGGACCTTCAAGACAGCCTTTCG GTTCACAGTCGGCTTGAGGAATTGATCACTGGCCTTCAGACGGCAAAAATAAATTTGGAGGAAGAACTGCATCAGCAG GCCCAGAAACAAACGACACTCTCAGCGATGGCTCAAGATACTCACAGCTTGTGGGAGGAAGAGCTGAAGTCCAGGTCGAAACTCGGCATTCGCCTTTCAGAGCTTGACCGGGAAAAGGCAGAACTGATGGCTCAA TGTGAGAACGAAAGGAAAAAAGTGAAGAAGCTGGCAGAGTTAAAACGCTTGGTAGAACTACGTCTAGaccaagaaatgaaaagaaaccaTGAATTGCAGAAAGAATATAATGG AATTAAAAAACTTGCGAAAGTCACTAAGAGAAAACTGAAAGAGTATGAAAGCAGCGAGAGTTCGTGGCGAGACATGAAGACCAAATATTCCGAAACTGAGGTCGAAATCGGAAAGCTAAGAAAAAAG CTGGAGGCTGAATCCATGCGGTGCGCTCGTTTGGAATTGGCCAACGACGAGCTGCGCAGAGAGCTGTCTTCTATGAAGACGCTGCGACGGAATTACGAAGAGCTGCAGAAAAGCAAGCAGCGGCTGGAGGAAGAGATGGCTGGCCTCCAGACTCCGGGGCCAGGTCGCCCGTTCGACCTCAGCCAAGTGGAACAGTACAAAAGGGACGTTGAAGAGCGGGCCAAGCAGGAAGTCattcaaaaactggaagaagtCAATTTGTTCCTGCAG ACCCAGGCAGCCTCGCAAGACACCTTGGAACAGATCCGGGCAACTAATCAGGCCTCTTTGAGAAACCAGCTCGAAAAGCGGATTCAGGATCTGGAGTCCGAGCTGAGCAAACTGAAGAGGTGCGAGCAAGAGGGCCGCCTGCAGAAGGAGCTGGCGCAGTCCGAACTGGAAAGATGCAAGAGCCTGTACTCGGAGGAGTTAAAAACGAGGAAGACCTTGGGGAGGAAATTAGATCG AGCTCAAGAGAAGCTGGCCGAAGCAAACGCCAAGCTCTTCCACGAGCGCCACCGGAGCAAGTCCTTACTGGCCAGCAGCTTTCTAAGCGGAAGCCTCTCCGCAGGGCCCATGCGGGAGACGGTCCCGCTGGGAAACCTCGGCGGAGGCAGCCTGGCATTCGGCCGGCCCCTGAGCCTGGGGTCAGGCTTCGTCGGCCCGTCCGGAAGCCCGTTGGCTTCGAAAAGCCGAGTGGAGGCTTACTTGGCAAAG ATGCAAATGGAGCTAGAAACAACCATCAACAAGGAATTAGACCAAG CTAAGGCTGAATTGGATGCCGCCTCCGCCCGAGTCTCGCCGATTGGGTCCCTTGATGGATCTTCAAAAAACCTAAATCCGGAGCCAGACCAAGTTGCCAAGGCTGCGCAGGAGTATCTCGACGTTTTGAAAAAGAATTATATGATTTGA